In Gemmatimonadaceae bacterium, the following proteins share a genomic window:
- a CDS encoding MATE family efflux transporter: MTSVPASTVPPAVAPVPDSAAPAAPAAPRTSSARRYDRTIIEGPLTSAVWKLAWPTMLANVIGGIQGMIDHILVGNLVGYTGNAAIGVSWQIFLVVIVFMSSLFTGMSVLVARYVGAGNEEMADKAVYQAFITAAFLSFGVLAPLGYLSAPVLLRLINAAPIVQAEALPFLRIMFVCSGGMMVFFLLGGALRSAGDARTPMILGVTMTLLNIGLNIIFIRGLGPIHAFGTTGAAIGTSIASGTIGIFSLFKLWHGGWVVRFPRGQGWGPDWEIIKSLFRFGLPTGFQGIAMNVGGMLLLAFIGSLEHGAAAQAAYAIAYTQLFSLITWTSQGLLGATAAVAGQNLGARQADRANAAVHTAARFGLLAAVIVGAAFLFIPRALLAVFGMHDPTVVSIGVQLLRVLSVSGLLISVALTYTGGLQGTGDTKAPMYISIVSQIVVPLGICFVVKSVSTLHPIDVWSAILVGHATRCGLSVWRFRQGKWRTIRI, translated from the coding sequence GTGACGAGCGTCCCCGCCTCAACCGTTCCACCGGCCGTTGCGCCGGTTCCCGACAGCGCCGCCCCGGCCGCACCAGCCGCACCGCGCACCTCGTCGGCACGCCGCTACGATCGCACCATCATCGAAGGCCCGCTGACCTCGGCCGTCTGGAAGCTCGCCTGGCCGACGATGCTCGCCAACGTCATCGGCGGCATCCAGGGGATGATCGATCACATTCTCGTCGGCAACCTCGTCGGCTACACGGGCAATGCGGCGATCGGCGTGAGCTGGCAGATCTTCCTCGTCGTCATCGTCTTCATGTCGTCGCTGTTCACCGGCATGAGCGTGCTCGTTGCGCGCTATGTCGGCGCGGGCAACGAGGAGATGGCGGACAAAGCCGTCTATCAGGCGTTCATCACGGCCGCGTTCCTGTCGTTCGGTGTGCTCGCGCCGCTCGGCTACCTGTCCGCGCCGGTGCTGCTGCGGTTGATCAACGCCGCCCCCATCGTGCAGGCCGAGGCGTTGCCGTTCCTGCGGATCATGTTCGTGTGCTCCGGCGGGATGATGGTGTTCTTCCTGCTCGGCGGCGCGCTCCGCTCGGCGGGCGACGCCCGCACGCCGATGATCCTCGGCGTGACGATGACGCTGCTCAACATCGGCCTCAACATCATCTTCATTCGCGGTCTTGGACCCATTCACGCGTTCGGCACCACGGGCGCGGCGATCGGCACGTCCATCGCGTCCGGCACGATCGGCATTTTCTCGCTATTCAAGTTGTGGCATGGCGGCTGGGTCGTGCGTTTTCCGCGCGGCCAAGGCTGGGGACCGGACTGGGAAATCATCAAGTCGCTGTTTCGGTTCGGCCTTCCCACCGGATTCCAGGGGATCGCCATGAACGTCGGCGGCATGCTGCTCCTGGCGTTCATCGGTTCGCTCGAGCATGGTGCGGCGGCGCAGGCGGCGTACGCCATCGCGTACACGCAGCTCTTCTCGCTGATCACGTGGACGTCGCAAGGCTTGCTCGGTGCCACCGCGGCGGTAGCCGGACAGAATCTCGGCGCTCGCCAGGCGGATCGGGCGAACGCGGCGGTGCATACCGCGGCACGGTTCGGCCTCCTGGCGGCGGTCATCGTCGGCGCGGCGTTCTTGTTCATTCCGCGTGCACTGCTGGCCGTGTTCGGCATGCACGACCCAACGGTCGTCTCGATCGGCGTGCAGTTGCTGCGCGTGTTGAGCGTGTCCGGTCTGTTGATCAGCGTCGCGCTGACCTACACCGGCGGCCTGCAAGGCACCGGCGACACGAAAGCGCCGATGTACATCTCGATCGTCTCGCAGATCGTCGTGCCCCTCGGCATCTGCTTCGTCGTCAAATCGGTCAGCACCCTGCACCCGATCGACGTCTGGTCGGCCATTCTCGTCGGTCACGCGACGCGATGCGGGCTGAGCGTCTGGCGATTCCGTCAAGGGAAGTGGCGCACGATCAGGATCTGA
- a CDS encoding M28 family peptidase, with the protein MTTLRILTIAGTLVASSVVHAQQAPRFPTNDPVLERIWRLGMDSSHVESLSQALFDSIGPRLTGGPSIRAASDWAIRTYKSWGIDAQREQYGTWRGWRRGPSHIDLVSPRVRSLEGMMLAWSPVTAAPVTAEAIVLPKFRDSTEFVKWLPQAKGKIVLLSPAWPTCRPSEDWYRWATPASMAHMDTLVAQMQRDWSVMQDASGRPDSTKLYRGTGYSLALGTGTLGMRLEKAGVAGMISSRTKLSAFPDPFNPNANVGGRGGRGNQTPGPASARGGGGPGAAMRPGRGTTPEGTGGWGVIEVFETYNTRAPAVTLTCEDYGLLFRLAEHGQTPKVRLDLDATLLGEQPAFNTVARITGSEKPNEYVMLSAHFDSWDGASGATDNGTGTMMAMEAMRILSLAYPHPRRTILAGHWASEEQGLNGSTAFAQDHPEVLKGLQALFNQDNGTGRVQSITSSGLSDIGAHLESWYEKLPSFFTDSMSPNVVSWAFNDVPTGNPGGTDGAVFACFGTPSFGMGAVAWNYGSYTWHTNRDSYDKIVFDDLKHNATLAAMMAYLASEDPNFISRQKSPGTWPANWPANCGNAPRKTRPRY; encoded by the coding sequence ATGACAACGCTCCGCATCCTGACGATCGCAGGAACACTCGTCGCCAGTTCCGTGGTTCACGCGCAACAAGCGCCGCGCTTCCCCACGAACGATCCCGTCCTCGAGCGCATCTGGCGGCTCGGCATGGACAGCTCACACGTCGAATCGCTCTCCCAAGCGCTGTTCGACTCGATCGGCCCGAGGCTGACCGGCGGTCCCTCGATCCGCGCCGCGAGCGACTGGGCTATTAGAACTTACAAATCGTGGGGCATCGACGCGCAGCGTGAGCAATACGGAACGTGGCGTGGCTGGAGGCGCGGTCCCTCGCACATCGACCTCGTCTCGCCGCGCGTGCGCTCGCTCGAGGGAATGATGCTCGCGTGGAGTCCCGTCACCGCGGCGCCCGTGACGGCGGAGGCGATCGTGCTGCCGAAATTCCGTGACAGCACCGAATTCGTGAAGTGGCTCCCGCAAGCGAAAGGCAAGATCGTGCTGCTTTCGCCCGCGTGGCCAACGTGTCGGCCGAGCGAAGATTGGTATCGCTGGGCAACGCCGGCGTCGATGGCGCACATGGACACCCTCGTCGCGCAGATGCAGCGCGACTGGTCCGTGATGCAGGACGCGAGCGGACGCCCCGACAGCACCAAGCTCTATCGCGGCACGGGCTATTCGCTCGCGCTCGGCACCGGAACGCTGGGCATGCGCCTCGAGAAAGCCGGCGTCGCCGGAATGATCTCGTCGCGCACGAAGCTCAGCGCCTTCCCCGATCCATTCAACCCGAATGCGAACGTTGGCGGCCGAGGCGGTCGCGGGAATCAGACGCCTGGCCCAGCGAGCGCGCGCGGCGGCGGCGGCCCAGGTGCCGCGATGCGTCCCGGCCGCGGCACGACCCCGGAAGGCACCGGCGGCTGGGGCGTGATCGAAGTATTCGAGACCTATAACACCAGGGCGCCGGCCGTCACGCTCACCTGTGAAGATTATGGTCTGCTGTTCCGTCTGGCCGAGCATGGCCAGACGCCCAAGGTTCGGCTCGATCTCGACGCGACGCTCCTTGGCGAGCAGCCGGCGTTCAACACCGTCGCGCGGATCACGGGGTCCGAGAAGCCGAACGAGTACGTGATGCTCTCGGCGCACTTCGATTCGTGGGACGGCGCGAGCGGCGCGACGGACAACGGCACCGGGACGATGATGGCGATGGAGGCAATGAGGATTTTGTCATTAGCATATCCTCATCCAAGACGAACGATTCTCGCCGGTCACTGGGCGAGCGAAGAACAGGGCCTCAATGGCTCGACGGCGTTCGCGCAGGATCATCCCGAAGTGCTCAAGGGTCTCCAGGCGTTGTTCAATCAGGACAACGGCACGGGCCGCGTGCAGTCCATCACATCGTCCGGCTTGAGCGACATCGGCGCGCATCTCGAGTCGTGGTATGAGAAGCTGCCGAGCTTCTTCACCGATAGCATGAGCCCGAACGTGGTGTCGTGGGCGTTCAACGACGTGCCGACGGGCAATCCCGGCGGCACCGACGGCGCGGTGTTCGCCTGCTTCGGCACACCGTCGTTCGGCATGGGCGCGGTGGCGTGGAACTATGGCTCGTATACGTGGCACACGAATCGGGACAGCTACGACAAAATTGTCTTCGACGATCTGAAGCACAACGCGACGCTCGCGGCGATGATGGCGTATCTCGCGAGTGAGGATCCGAACTTCATCTCGCGGCAGAAGTCACCCGGGACGTGGCCGGCGAATTGGCCGGCGAACTGTGGGAATGCGCCAAGGAAGACGCGGCCGAGGTATTAG
- a CDS encoding GxxExxY protein → MTTDKSGTATDRHGDGGTAVNCDATENRETARDETRLEHHDITRQVIAAFYVVRRELGIGLPETVYANAMAVVLRRAGLEAKREAYVEMIFWGVVVGKGRIDVLVENKVIVEIKVLPKIDDRTRTQTIGYLRASKLHVGMILNFGSDSGFVRVVG, encoded by the coding sequence ATGACCACGGACAAAAGCGGAACGGCCACGGACAGGCACGGAGACGGCGGAACTGCCGTCAACTGCGACGCCACAGAAAACCGTGAAACTGCGCGAGACGAGACCAGGCTCGAGCATCACGACATCACTCGGCAGGTCATTGCTGCCTTTTATGTCGTCCGGAGAGAGCTCGGGATCGGACTGCCTGAAACGGTCTACGCGAATGCGATGGCGGTCGTGCTACGACGTGCCGGGCTCGAAGCGAAACGTGAAGCCTACGTCGAAATGATTTTTTGGGGTGTCGTCGTCGGGAAAGGGCGTATCGACGTCCTAGTCGAAAACAAAGTCATCGTCGAGATCAAAGTTCTTCCCAAGATCGACGATCGCACCCGAACACAAACCATCGGCTATCTCCGCGCGTCGAAGCTACACGTCGGAATGATCTTGAACTTCGGCTCCGACTCGGGCTTTGTGCGCGTCGTAGGCTGA
- a CDS encoding glycosyltransferase, with the protein MTRSPVFHDPHGRRERILRTAARTGAIVSTILGVALAASLIIPPLLPRLALGSDEHPSGLTRFAGSKAARERIAARRRLFAALTHSPAPPAIRRNQLPVRASAPPKRTTPPAQRITAGFYVNWDDNSFSSLRLHAAQLDWVICEWGFLSPHGDSLRARIDKRVLFLIDSTLPRNQRPSVHLMLTNFDSARSSFDPRMLERFVTSPVHRAAVIAQLMDNVTRYGLGGVTVDLEDIPDPLQPYVLQFVRDLAAQLHAKGLVISQALPPETTPAVLRQYAAIDDRIIMMLYDEHSGRQDSGPVASQSWYDTQARHIASIIPANKLILAVGAYGYDWNDAQPNAVGEEQTFQDVMRNVHQHNATIAFDSLAMNPYVTWTDADSTDHVVWFLDGVTAYNELIVGRTIGAAGAAVWRLGSEDPSLWSVLRHGGATPVADSLDSVQPGYDVDFRGTGELLRIETFPTLGRRTLRIQQSTGLITRERIDAVPLPYTVQRSGGVAHRIALTFDDGPDSRWTPQILDTLRSRHAPATFFLIGKNIETNIALTRRIAAEGHEVGNHTFTHPNLALTSPLVTRLQLDATERIIEAVLDRRSAFFRPPYFGDAEPTTADELIPVGIATELGYVTAGLHVDSEDWTQPPAQQIIANVLDGRRAALECSDSLHQHATITLERGCSGSVILMHDGGGDRAQTVAALGSLIDSLRAEGDTLVLLSSLAGMSHEAAMPPLPKSSAAARLSELLAFGTFGVIEWILYWLFLIAVVLGTARLVIIVFLAAVQRMLSHLARDNEATYAPSVSVVVPAYNEEKVIVKTIESLLQQEYAGSLEVVVVDDGSPDSTYDQAMEAYGKEPRVTIHRKANGGKASALNYGIARAHGEIIVGLDADTVFYPNTVARLVQPLRDERVGAVAGNAKVGNRLNIVTRWQALEYVTSQNLDRRAFSLLDCITVVPGAVGAWRRELVDTLGGFSDDTLAEDQDLTLNVRRAGYSVAYADDAIALTEAPDTLRGLANQRFRWSFGTLQCMWKHRRVFMRREHGTLGWVAMPNVWLFQLFFPAVSPIADLMFVYSLFSVWLVRQQHGSTYALVNLRHVLMYYGVFLLVDWVAAVIAFWMEPDEDRKLTWLIFLQRFAYRQVMYMVVVRSFRAAIRGHVVGWGKLERKATVELTA; encoded by the coding sequence ATGACTAGAAGCCCCGTCTTTCACGACCCGCACGGGCGGCGCGAGCGCATTCTTCGAACGGCCGCCCGCACCGGCGCGATCGTCAGCACCATCCTGGGCGTCGCCCTGGCGGCGAGCCTCATCATTCCGCCCCTCCTGCCGCGCCTGGCACTCGGCAGCGACGAACATCCGTCAGGCCTGACGCGCTTCGCGGGAAGCAAAGCGGCGCGCGAACGCATCGCCGCGCGTCGCCGACTGTTCGCCGCCCTCACGCACTCTCCCGCACCGCCGGCCATTCGCCGCAACCAATTGCCCGTGCGTGCGTCCGCCCCGCCGAAGCGCACGACACCCCCGGCGCAACGGATCACCGCCGGCTTCTATGTGAACTGGGACGACAACTCGTTCTCGTCGCTTCGGCTGCACGCGGCGCAGCTCGACTGGGTGATTTGCGAGTGGGGGTTCCTCTCACCGCACGGCGACTCGCTGCGCGCGCGAATCGACAAGCGCGTACTCTTTCTCATCGATAGCACGCTGCCGCGCAACCAGCGGCCCAGCGTGCACTTGATGCTCACGAACTTCGACTCGGCGCGCTCGAGCTTCGATCCGCGCATGCTCGAACGCTTCGTGACGTCGCCGGTGCATCGCGCCGCGGTCATCGCGCAGCTCATGGACAACGTCACACGATACGGACTCGGCGGCGTGACGGTGGATCTCGAGGACATTCCCGATCCGCTGCAGCCGTACGTGCTGCAATTCGTTCGCGATCTCGCCGCTCAGCTGCACGCGAAGGGGTTGGTGATCAGCCAGGCGCTGCCGCCGGAGACGACGCCTGCGGTTTTGCGACAATATGCCGCGATCGACGACCGCATCATCATGATGCTCTACGACGAACATTCCGGGCGTCAGGACAGCGGCCCCGTCGCGAGCCAGTCGTGGTACGACACGCAGGCGCGCCACATCGCGAGCATCATTCCGGCGAACAAGCTGATTCTCGCGGTCGGTGCGTACGGATATGACTGGAACGATGCGCAGCCCAATGCGGTCGGCGAAGAGCAGACGTTCCAGGACGTGATGCGAAACGTGCATCAGCACAACGCGACGATCGCGTTCGATTCGCTCGCGATGAACCCGTACGTGACGTGGACCGACGCCGATTCGACGGATCATGTCGTGTGGTTTCTGGACGGCGTCACGGCGTACAACGAGCTCATCGTCGGCCGAACGATCGGCGCTGCCGGTGCGGCCGTCTGGCGACTCGGCTCCGAGGATCCTTCGCTGTGGTCCGTACTGCGCCACGGCGGCGCGACGCCGGTCGCGGATTCGCTCGACAGCGTCCAGCCCGGATACGACGTGGATTTTCGCGGCACCGGTGAGCTGCTGCGCATCGAGACGTTTCCAACGCTTGGCCGGCGCACGTTGCGCATTCAGCAGAGCACGGGCCTCATCACGCGCGAGCGCATCGACGCGGTGCCGCTCCCCTACACCGTGCAGCGTTCGGGCGGCGTCGCGCATCGCATCGCGCTCACGTTCGACGATGGGCCGGATAGTCGCTGGACGCCGCAAATTCTCGACACGCTGCGGTCGCGTCACGCGCCAGCGACGTTCTTTCTCATCGGCAAGAACATCGAGACGAACATCGCGCTCACGCGGCGCATCGCGGCCGAAGGGCATGAGGTGGGGAATCATACCTTCACGCATCCGAATCTCGCGCTGACGTCGCCGCTCGTGACGCGACTCCAGCTCGATGCGACGGAGCGGATCATCGAAGCGGTGCTCGACCGACGGAGCGCATTCTTTCGTCCACCGTATTTCGGCGATGCCGAGCCGACGACCGCCGACGAATTGATTCCTGTCGGCATCGCGACGGAGCTCGGCTACGTCACCGCGGGTTTGCACGTCGATTCCGAAGACTGGACGCAGCCGCCGGCGCAGCAGATCATCGCCAACGTGCTCGACGGCAGACGGGCCGCGCTCGAATGCAGCGACTCGTTGCATCAGCACGCGACGATCACGCTCGAGCGCGGCTGCAGCGGCAGCGTCATTCTCATGCACGACGGCGGCGGCGATCGCGCGCAAACCGTCGCGGCATTGGGGTCGCTGATCGATTCACTTCGCGCCGAGGGCGACACGTTGGTGCTGCTGTCGTCGCTGGCGGGCATGTCGCACGAAGCGGCGATGCCGCCGCTTCCCAAGTCGAGCGCCGCCGCACGACTGAGCGAGCTCCTCGCATTCGGCACGTTCGGCGTCATCGAGTGGATTCTCTATTGGCTGTTCCTGATCGCCGTGGTGCTGGGCACGGCCCGACTGGTGATCATCGTTTTCCTCGCCGCGGTGCAGCGGATGCTCTCGCATCTCGCGCGTGATAACGAGGCGACCTATGCGCCGAGCGTGAGTGTGGTGGTACCGGCGTACAACGAAGAGAAAGTGATCGTGAAGACGATCGAGAGTTTGCTGCAGCAGGAGTACGCGGGGTCGCTCGAGGTCGTGGTGGTGGACGACGGATCGCCGGATTCGACGTACGATCAGGCGATGGAGGCGTACGGCAAGGAGCCGCGCGTCACCATTCATCGCAAGGCGAACGGCGGGAAAGCATCGGCGTTGAACTATGGAATCGCGCGCGCGCACGGCGAGATCATCGTCGGGCTCGACGCGGACACGGTGTTCTATCCCAACACGGTCGCGCGGTTGGTGCAGCCGCTGCGCGACGAGCGTGTCGGCGCCGTCGCCGGCAACGCGAAGGTGGGCAACCGCCTCAACATCGTGACGCGCTGGCAGGCATTGGAGTACGTGACGAGCCAGAATCTCGACCGGCGCGCGTTCTCCCTGCTCGATTGCATCACGGTGGTCCCGGGCGCCGTCGGTGCATGGCGGCGCGAGCTCGTCGACACGCTCGGCGGATTCAGCGACGACACGCTCGCGGAAGATCAGGACCTCACGTTGAACGTGCGGCGCGCGGGCTATAGCGTGGCATACGCCGACGATGCCATCGCGCTCACCGAGGCGCCGGACACACTTCGGGGATTAGCGAATCAACGATTTCGTTGGTCGTTCGGCACGCTGCAGTGCATGTGGAAGCATCGTCGCGTGTTCATGCGCCGGGAGCACGGAACGCTGGGCTGGGTGGCGATGCCGAACGTGTGGCTGTTTCAGTTGTTCTTTCCCGCCGTGTCGCCGATCGCGGATTTGATGTTCGTGTACAGTCTGTTCAGCGTGTGGCTCGTCCGGCAGCAGCACGGATCGACGTACGCGCTCGTCAATCTTCGACACGTGCTGATGTACTACGGTGTGTTTCTGCTGGTGGATTGGGTGGCGGCGGTGATTGCGTTCTGGATGGAACCCGACGAAGATCGGAAGCTGACGTGGCTGATTTTTCTGCAGCGGTTCGCGTATCGGCAGGTCATGTATATGGTGGTGGTGCGGTCGTTCAGGGCCGCGATCCGCGGGCATGTCGTGGGGTGGGGGAAGTTGGAGAGGAAGGCTACCGTTGAGCTAACTGCCTGA
- a CDS encoding 3-isopropylmalate dehydratase, whose translation MTPLLEGRARRFGDDVNTDYIISSARKKETLDESLLKKYLLETVDPSFAATVQPGDLIVAGRNFGCGSAMEVAATVILAAGIRAVIAESYSRTFYRNAVNNGLMPIECDTSKIAEGDAIVVTAFGRGVRVLDRTSGDAEAGAIPSGIAAKILEAGGLVGYLRKNGSLSSGATARAPSRIS comes from the coding sequence GTGACGCCGCTGCTCGAGGGCCGCGCCCGCCGGTTCGGCGACGACGTCAATACGGACTACATCATCTCGTCGGCGCGGAAGAAGGAGACGCTCGATGAGAGTTTGCTAAAAAAGTATCTGCTCGAGACGGTCGATCCGTCGTTTGCCGCGACGGTACAGCCGGGCGATTTGATCGTTGCCGGCCGCAACTTCGGCTGCGGGTCGGCCATGGAGGTCGCGGCGACGGTGATTCTCGCCGCGGGTATTCGCGCGGTGATCGCGGAAAGCTATTCGCGGACGTTCTATCGCAACGCGGTGAACAATGGGTTGATGCCGATCGAGTGCGACACGTCGAAGATCGCCGAGGGCGATGCGATCGTCGTCACGGCGTTCGGGCGGGGGGTGCGGGTGCTCGATCGCACGAGCGGTGACGCGGAGGCGGGGGCGATTCCGTCGGGGATCGCCGCGAAGATTCTCGAAGCGGGGGGGTTGGTGGGGTACCTCAGGAAGAACGGCTCTCTGTCATCGGGCGCTACGGCTCGAGCCCCTTCACGAATTTCATGA